From the Streptomyces sp. SN-593 genome, the window TCCCGGGTCGGCCTGGCCGACGTGGTGCACGGCCTGCCCGACGGCCCGCGGTACGAAGAGGTCGCCGAGCCCCGGGCCCTCGCCGCGACCTGCGGCCCGGTCCGCGTCTGGTCGGTCTACGTGCCGAACGGCCGGGAGGTCGACCACCCGCACTTCGCCTACAAGCTGCGCTGGTTCGAGGCGCTGACCGCCGCCGTCGCCGGGGACGCGGCGGGGCAGCGCCCCTTCGCCGTCCTCGGCGACTACAACGTGGCGCCGGCCGACGCCGACGTGTGGGACACCGCCGTCTTCGAGGGCGCCACCCACGTCACGCCGGCCGAGCGCGCCGCCCTGGCCGCCCTGCGCGGCACCGGCCTGACCGACGTGGTGCCCCGCCCGCTGAAGTACGACCACCCGTACACCTACTGGGACTACCGCCAGCTCGCCTTCCCCAAGAACCGCGGCATGCGGATCGACCTGGTCTACGGCAACGCGCCGTTCGCCGAGGCGGTCTCCGACGCGTACGTGGACCGCGAGGAGCGCAAGGGCAAGGGTGCCTCCGACCACGCTCCGGTGGTGGTCGACCTGGAGGTGTGAGCGGGGGCATGGGTGCGGCGTGCGGCCGACCGGGGTCATCAGCGCGGGGGACCACCACGGGCGTGTCAGCCGCCGATCGGCCGGAAGGCGTGTACCGCGCGTGCATGATGGCGCCAGCGGACACACAGGAGCGCGCCCTCACCGGTTCCTGACGCTCCCTCAGACCACCTTCACCACCGGCTCGTACGGAGGCATGACGTGGACTCCCTTCAGCAACTGCCGAACATCGGAGCGGTGCTCGCCGACCGGCTGCGCCGCGCAGGCGTGGACGACGCGGGCGAACTGCGCCGGCTCGGCTCGGGCCGGGCCTTCGAGAAGATCCGTCCGGAGCTTCCGGAGGACGCCTGCACGCACACCCTCCTGGCGCTCGAAGGGGCGCTGCGGGGGATGCGGTGGACCGCGATCCCGCAGACCGAGCGGGACACCCTCGTCGACCGCGTCCTGGGGTGCCCCTGACCCATCCGTTTGGTGCGGGCCTGGTCGGGCAGCCGGACGGAAGGGGGGCCGTTCGGACACCTCGGACACCTCGGACACCTCGGACAAGGGAGAACCGCACCATGCCCCCGACCGTCACGCAGGACACCGTGCTCAGCGACGCGCAGGTCGCCGAACTCGCGCAGCAGCTCAGAGTGGACGCGGTCCGCGCCGCGGACGCCGCCGGCTCCGGCCACCCGACGTCCTCGATGTCCGCCGCGGAGATCTTCGCGGTGCTGCTCGCCCGGCACCTGCGCTACGACTTCGACCGTCCCGAGCACCCCGGCAACGACCACCTGATCCTGTCCAAGGGCCACGCGTCCCCGCTGCTGTACGCCGCCTACAAGGCGGCCGGCGCGATCGCGGACGACGAGCTGCTCACCTTCCGCAAGCTCGGCAGCCGGCTGGAGGGCCACCCGACCCCGAAGGTCCCGTGGGTCGACGTGGCCACCGGCTCGCTCGGCCAGGGCCTGCCGATCGGCGTGGGCGTGGCCCTGGCCGGCGCGCGCCTGGACCGCCTGCCCTACCGCGTGTGGGTGGTGTGCGGTGACAGCGAGATGGCCGAGGGATCGGTGTGGGAGGCGTTCGAGCAGGCCGGGATGGAAGGGCTCGACAACCTCACGCTGATCGTCGACGTCAACCGGCTCGGCCAGCGCGGACCCACCCGGCACGGCTGGGACCTGGACGCGTACGCCCGGCGGATCAGGGCCTTCGGCTGGCACACCGTGGAGATCGACGGCCACGACGTGGACGCCGTCGACCGGGCCATGGCCACCGCCCGCGCCAACCGCGGCGCGCCCACCGCGATCATCGCCCGCACCCGCAAGGGCAGGGGCGTGGCCGCGGTGGAGAACCAGGAGGGCAAGCACGGCAAGCCGCTGCCGGACGCCGAGGCCGCGATCCGCGAGCTGGGCGGCCGCCGCGACCTGCGGGTCCAGGTCCAGGCGCCCGCCGACGCCGAGCGCCCCGCGCGCGAGGCCCCCGACCCCGACGCCGCCCTGCCCCGCTACGACCGGGGCGGCAGCGTCGCCACGCGCACCGCGTTCGGCGAGACGCTGGCGGTGCTCGGCGACCGGCGCGGCGACGTCGTCACGCTCGACGGCGAGGTCGGCGACTCCACCAAGGCGCAGCTCTTCGCCGCCGACCACCCCGAGCGCTACATCGAGTGCTACATCGCCGAGCAGGAGCTGATCGGCTCGGCCGTCGGCGTCGGGGTGTGCGGCTGGACGCCGTACGCGTCCACCTTCGCGGCGTTCCTCACCCGCGCGCACGACTTCCTGCGGATGGCCGCGGTGTCCCGCTCCGACCTCAACGTGGTCGGCACCCACGCGGGCGTCGCCATCGGCGAGGACGGCCCGTCCCAGATGGGCCTGGAGGACCTGGCGATGCTGCGCGCGATCCACGGCAGCACCGTGCTCTACCCGTGCGACGCCAACCAGACCGTGCAGCTCGTCACGGCCATGGCCGAGCGGCGCGGCATCACCTACCTGCGGGCCAGCCGCGGCGACTTCCCGGTGATCTACGGCCCCGACGAGGCGTTCCCGATCGGCGGCAGCAAGGTGCTGCGCGCGGGCGGGGAGGACCAGGTCACCCTGATCGGCGCCGGCGTCACCGTGCACGAGGCGCTGAGCGCGGCGGACAAGCTCGCGGCCGAGGGGATCGCCGCCCGGGTGATCGACCTCTACTCCCTCAAGCCGGTCGACGTGCAGACCCTGCGGACGGCCGCCCGGGAGACCGGCCGGTTCGTCACCGTCGAGGACCACCACCCCGAGGGCGGCCTCGGCGACGCGGTCCTGGAGGCGTTCGGCAACGGGCACCCGATGCCGCTGTGCACCCGGCTGGCCGTCCACTCGATGCCGGGGTCGGCGACCCCGGACGAGCAGCTCGACGCCGCCGGTGTCAGCGCCCCCGCCATCGCCGCCGCGGCCCGCAAGCTCCTCGCCGACTGAGCCGTCCGCGGGGAGGGGCCAGGGCGGCCCTACGTCGGGGAGGGGCGCCTGGGCCCCTCCCCGACGTAGGGCCGCTCGACGCCTTCCCGCGCGCCCGTGACATGCCGGACCGGCCCCACTCCGGAGTGGGGCCGGTCCGGCACGCCGCGGGGGTCAGTCCACGTTGGGGCCGCTGTGGCGGCGCGGGTGGGAGGGGACACGACCGGAGCGCACCCCGGAGTCGTGCACCTCGTGCGGGAACCTGCGCCGGCCGTCCTGCGGCATCTCGTCGGGCTCGATCCGCCGCGCGTCATGGCTGCGCAGCCCGTCGCCCTGGTGCCCGGGACCGTGGTCCGGCGGTGCACCGCTGTCGTGCTCCTGGCGGGTCTGCCACGCGCCCGACCGGGGCCGTGTGCCCGTCGGCACCCCCGGGCCCCTGCCCAGCCGCCGCATCCCGAACACCACGGCCGCGATCAGGACGATCACGATGCAGATACCGATCACCAGGGGACCGATCGAACCGGCGGGAAGAGCGAGCTGGACCATGTGCTGCTCGGAAAGAGACATTTCGGCACCTCCTCAACCAACGGGTGCCCGCGATCTGCGGGGGAACACGACCGGAGACCGGGAAATGCGGATCACCACACGAGGGGTCACACCCAGTGACCGATGAGGAGAGAGCGGATGGCAGACACGTCACGCGACCAGGGAACCCGCGGCGCCGTACTGGTCGCACTCGGCGCGAACCTCGTGATCGCCGCCGCCAAGACCGCCGCGGGCCTGTTCGCGGCCTCCCCCGCCCTGCTGTCCGAGGCCGCCCACTCGGTGGCCGACAGCCTGAACGAGGTCTTCCTGCTCACCTCGCTGCGCCGCTCCCGCCGCGCCCCGGACCGCCGGCACCCCTTCGGCTACGGCAAGGAGCGCTACTTCTGGTCGCTGCTCGCCGCGGTCGGGATCTTCGTGCTCGGCGGCTGCTTCTCCTTCTATCAGGGCATCCACGCGCTCGGCGAGCACGGCGGGGAGAGCCGGAACGGCTACCTCGCGGGCCTGGCGGTGCTGCTGGTGGCGCTGCTGGCCGAGGGCGGTTCGCTGCTGCGTGCGGTGGTCCAGGCCCGCCGGTCGGAGGAGGGCTCCGACGACCCGGCGCTGCGCACCGTCCTCGCGGAGGACGGCACCGCCGTGATCGGGGTGCTGCTCGCCGCCACCGGCATGATCGTGCACATGGCCACCGGCGACGCCGAGGCGGAGGCGGCCGCCTCGATGGCGGTCGGGGTGCTGCTGATGGTCGTGGCCACCAGCCTGGCGCGCACCGCGCACCGCCAGCTCATCGGCCTGGCCGCCGACCCCGGCCTGCGCGACGAGATCGAGGGCCTGCTCGCACGGCAGCCGGAGATCGACACCGTCGAGGAGCTGCTGACGATGCGGCTCGGCATGGACTCCACCCTGGTCGCCGCCCGGATCGACCTGCTGGGCGGGATGGACAGCGAGCGCGTCGAGGAGGTCAGCATGCGCATCCGGCACTCCATCCGCGAGCGCTGGCCCGCCGCGGACCGGGTCTTCCTGGACATCACCGACGCCGGTGCCGAGCGGGCGGAGCGCGCCGCCGCCCGCGGCGACGCCGGCTGACCGCCCGCCCCGCGCCCGGCGGCGGCCCGCGGCGGGGGCACCCGGATTCGCCAGCGCGGACGCCGTCCTGGATCATTGCCGCATGCCGGTCCTGATAGCCATGTGCGCCTTCGTGATGACCCTCGTCGGCGGTGTCGTCGCACAGCACATCGGAGACCGCCGCCACCTCGTGCTGGGGCTCGCCGCCGGGCTGATGCTGGGCGTCGTCGGGTTCGACCTGCTGCCCGAGGCGCTGGAGAACCAGCCCCGGCACGTCTTCGGGGTGCCCGCGGGCCTCCTGATGTTCGTGGCCGGCTTCCTGGCCCTGCACGTCGTGGAGCGGTCGGTCGCCATCCACCGCGCCCACGAGGGCGAGTACGCCTCGCACACCCACGGACACGCCCACGCGCACGACCCCGTCAAGGGCGTCGGCGTCGCCGCCGCGTGCGCGCTGGTCGGGCACAGCGTGATGGACGGCTTCGCGATCGGCGCCGCGTTCCAGGCCGGGAACACCGTCGGCATCGTGGTGGCCATCGCGGTCGTCGCCCACGACTTCGCCGACGGGTTCAACACCTACACGATCACGCGGCTCTACGGGAACGGCCGGCGCCGTGCCCAGACGCTGCTGGCCGCCGACGCGATCGCCCCGGTGGCCGGCGCCGCGATCACCCTGGCCTTCACCATCCCGTCCGGGGTGCTCGGCCTCTACCTCGGCTTCTTCGCCGGCTTCCTGCTCTACCTCGCCACCTCCGACATCCTCCCCGAGGCCCACAGCCCGCACCCCTCCACCTCCACCCTGCTCTGCACGGTCGGCGGCGCGGGCGTCATGTGGATGGTGATCGGCCTCGCCAACTAGCCGTCCCGGCACGACGCGCAGCCGACCGCCGGCAGGCGGAGCAGAGGGCAGGCGGTTCAGGGGGCGGGGGTCTTGGGGGCGGTGGTGGCCTGCTTGGTGACGTCCGCGACCAGTTCCACCACGTCGGAGCCGTACGCCTGCGAGTTCACCACCCGCAGCAGCAGGCAGAAGGTCGGGTCCTGGCCGTACTTGCGGATCAGCCGGGCGTGGTGGCGGGCGAGGTAGCGGGTCGCGGCCTGGTTGGCTATGCCGCGCTGGCCGGAGGCGAGGAAGACCGGCCGGTCGTTGCCGGACTCGCGGCCGGACGACAGCCGGGCCAGCAGGACGTACTCCACCGCGCCCTTCTCCAGCCGGTACGTCTCGCCGGCCACGGTGATCGCCCCCTGGTTCGGGCCCTGCGACGGGTCGGTGTCGACCTCCACGCCGGGCAGCATCGAGCGCAGGTGCGCCGCGAGGCGGTAGTTGGCGGTCGGGCCGCCGATGCAGAACTCGGTGCGGGCACCGAAGCCCTGCCACGCCGTGTCGTGGGCCAGCACCTCGGCGTGCGCACCGCACTCCTTGATCACCGCGGCGAGTTCCAGCAGCGCGAACGCGTCGTGCCGGGCCAGGCTCCAGCCGCGGGACCCCGGGTCGCGCGGCACCACGAGCAGGCACTCGGAGTCCTTCGGCAGCCCGAAGAAGCGCTGCCTGCGGTGGAGCCTGCGCCGCCACAGGCTGCCGCGGACCAGCCAGCCGAGCAGACCGCCGATGGCCAGACCGGCCAGGACCAGCACGAGGTTGCGCACGTCGTCGCTCATGGCGCGGCATCGTAGCGGTGTTCGAGCCGGGCCGTCGCCCCCTCGAAGGAGCGCGCGGACGCGGCCGCCGCCGTACCCGGGCGGGCACGGCGGCGGCCTGCGGATCACGGGTCCGGGTCGGCCGGCGCGACCCGGTCGGGTCCGGCCGGTCGGGTCCGGCCCGGCGCGGGTCGGGCGCGGTCAGGTCCCGGGCCGGGAACGCCGGGTCAGTTGCCGGCGGCGGGCAGCAGCGCCAGGATCTCGTCGGTGCCGCCGGTCTCCCCGAGCCGCGGGAAGATCCGCTGCACGGAGTTGGCGTGCGCGTCCGCGTCGGTGTCGGTCACCGCGTCGGTGGCGATCGTGACGTGGTAGCCGGCCTCGAAGGCGTCGCGGGCGGTGGACTCCACACCGATGCTGGTCGAGATGCCGACCAGCACGATCTGGGTCACCCCGCGCCGGCGCAGCTCCATGTCGAGCCCGGTGCCGTAGAACGCGCCCCACTGCTGCTTGCTGACGGTGATGTCGGAGGGCTGCCGGTCCAGCTCCCCGACGAGGTCGGCCCAGCCGTCGGGGAAGGAGACGGGGCCGCCGGGGCCGCCGTCGGTGCGGCCGGGGGCCACGCCGGTGACGTTCACCAGGACCACCGGCAGGTCGCGCGCCCGGAAGGCGGCGGCGAGCCGGGCGGCGCGCTCGACCACCTCGGCGGACGGGTGGACGGTCGGTAGCGCGGTGATGCCCTGCTGGAGGTCGATGACGACGAGCGCGGTGCGGGCGTCGAGGGTGGTCGCGGTCATGGCGGAGTGCTCTCTCTCACGGGATGGGTGGTGGTGCGTGGT encodes:
- a CDS encoding exodeoxyribonuclease III gives rise to the protein MRIATWNVNSITARLPRLLAWLESSGTDVLCVQETKCTAEQFPHEELRAIGYEAAVEATGRWNGVAVVSRVGLADVVHGLPDGPRYEEVAEPRALAATCGPVRVWSVYVPNGREVDHPHFAYKLRWFEALTAAVAGDAAGQRPFAVLGDYNVAPADADVWDTAVFEGATHVTPAERAALAALRGTGLTDVVPRPLKYDHPYTYWDYRQLAFPKNRGMRIDLVYGNAPFAEAVSDAYVDREERKGKGASDHAPVVVDLEV
- a CDS encoding TfoX/Sxy family DNA transformation protein, whose product is MDSLQQLPNIGAVLADRLRRAGVDDAGELRRLGSGRAFEKIRPELPEDACTHTLLALEGALRGMRWTAIPQTERDTLVDRVLGCP
- a CDS encoding transketolase; the protein is MPPTVTQDTVLSDAQVAELAQQLRVDAVRAADAAGSGHPTSSMSAAEIFAVLLARHLRYDFDRPEHPGNDHLILSKGHASPLLYAAYKAAGAIADDELLTFRKLGSRLEGHPTPKVPWVDVATGSLGQGLPIGVGVALAGARLDRLPYRVWVVCGDSEMAEGSVWEAFEQAGMEGLDNLTLIVDVNRLGQRGPTRHGWDLDAYARRIRAFGWHTVEIDGHDVDAVDRAMATARANRGAPTAIIARTRKGRGVAAVENQEGKHGKPLPDAEAAIRELGGRRDLRVQVQAPADAERPAREAPDPDAALPRYDRGGSVATRTAFGETLAVLGDRRGDVVTLDGEVGDSTKAQLFAADHPERYIECYIAEQELIGSAVGVGVCGWTPYASTFAAFLTRAHDFLRMAAVSRSDLNVVGTHAGVAIGEDGPSQMGLEDLAMLRAIHGSTVLYPCDANQTVQLVTAMAERRGITYLRASRGDFPVIYGPDEAFPIGGSKVLRAGGEDQVTLIGAGVTVHEALSAADKLAAEGIAARVIDLYSLKPVDVQTLRTAARETGRFVTVEDHHPEGGLGDAVLEAFGNGHPMPLCTRLAVHSMPGSATPDEQLDAAGVSAPAIAAAARKLLAD
- a CDS encoding DUF6479 family protein, producing MSLSEQHMVQLALPAGSIGPLVIGICIVIVLIAAVVFGMRRLGRGPGVPTGTRPRSGAWQTRQEHDSGAPPDHGPGHQGDGLRSHDARRIEPDEMPQDGRRRFPHEVHDSGVRSGRVPSHPRRHSGPNVD
- a CDS encoding cation diffusion facilitator family transporter, which gives rise to MADTSRDQGTRGAVLVALGANLVIAAAKTAAGLFAASPALLSEAAHSVADSLNEVFLLTSLRRSRRAPDRRHPFGYGKERYFWSLLAAVGIFVLGGCFSFYQGIHALGEHGGESRNGYLAGLAVLLVALLAEGGSLLRAVVQARRSEEGSDDPALRTVLAEDGTAVIGVLLAATGMIVHMATGDAEAEAAASMAVGVLLMVVATSLARTAHRQLIGLAADPGLRDEIEGLLARQPEIDTVEELLTMRLGMDSTLVAARIDLLGGMDSERVEEVSMRIRHSIRERWPAADRVFLDITDAGAERAERAAARGDAG
- a CDS encoding ZIP family metal transporter, which encodes MPVLIAMCAFVMTLVGGVVAQHIGDRRHLVLGLAAGLMLGVVGFDLLPEALENQPRHVFGVPAGLLMFVAGFLALHVVERSVAIHRAHEGEYASHTHGHAHAHDPVKGVGVAAACALVGHSVMDGFAIGAAFQAGNTVGIVVAIAVVAHDFADGFNTYTITRLYGNGRRRAQTLLAADAIAPVAGAAITLAFTIPSGVLGLYLGFFAGFLLYLATSDILPEAHSPHPSTSTLLCTVGGAGVMWMVIGLAN
- a CDS encoding isochorismatase family protein is translated as MTATTLDARTALVVIDLQQGITALPTVHPSAEVVERAARLAAAFRARDLPVVLVNVTGVAPGRTDGGPGGPVSFPDGWADLVGELDRQPSDITVSKQQWGAFYGTGLDMELRRRGVTQIVLVGISTSIGVESTARDAFEAGYHVTIATDAVTDTDADAHANSVQRIFPRLGETGGTDEILALLPAAGN